A single window of Oxyura jamaicensis isolate SHBP4307 breed ruddy duck chromosome 3, BPBGC_Ojam_1.0, whole genome shotgun sequence DNA harbors:
- the SNRPB2 gene encoding U2 small nuclear ribonucleoprotein B'' has translation MDIRPNHTIYINNINDKIKKEELKRSLYALFSQFGHVVDIVALKTMKMRGQAFVIFKELGSSTNALRQLQGFPFYGKPMRIQYAKTDSDIISKMRGTFADKEKRKEKKKAKSLEQSANAANKKVIQGATQNSASAPGTSPQNQQVPDNPPNYILFLNNLPEETNEMMLSMLFNQFPGFKEVRLVPGRHDIAFVEFENECQAGAARDALQGFKITPSHAMKITYAKK, from the exons ATGGACATCAGGCCGAACCACACCATTTACATCAACAACATAAACGATAAGATCAAGAAAGAAG AGCTGAAGAGGTCCTTGTACGCATTATTCTCACAGTTCGGTCATGTGGTTGACATTGTGGCTTTGAAGACTATGAAGATGAGAGGACAGGCTTTTGTTATATTTAAAGAACTTGGATCATCTACCAACGCTCTGAGACAACTCCAAGGCTTTCCATTTTATGGGAAACCAATG cgTATTCAGTATGCAAAAACAGACTCTGATATCATCTCTAAAATGCGTGGTACTTTTGCtgataaggaaaaaaggaaggaaaagaagaaggcCAAATCTCTGGAGCAGTCAGCAAATGCAGCAAATAAGAAGGTTATCCAG GGAGCAACACAAAATTCAGCCAGTGCCCCTGGGACTTCACCACAGAATCAGCAG GTGCCTGATAACCCACCGAACTATATCCTTTTCCTTAATAACCTGCCTGAGGAAACAAACGAGATGATGCTGTCCATGTTATTCAATCA gttTCCTGGATTTAAAGAAGTGCGTTTAGTGCCTGGGCGCCATGACATTGCATTTGTGGAGTTTGAAAATGAATGTCAAGCCGGAGCTGCTCGAGATGCCCTCCAAGGATTCAAGATCACTCCGTCTCATGCTATGAAAATCACTTATGCCAAGAAATAA
- the OTOR gene encoding otoraplin has protein sequence MTQRAYMVILLLCLRLMYPLVTGIFMDKLASKKLCADDDCVYTISLVRAEEDYNAPDCRFINIKKGQLIYVYSKLVKEKESGELWAGSVYGEQYEDHMGTVGYFPSSLVSEQHVYQEANKTVPTTDIDFFCE, from the exons atgacacaacGTGCTTATATGGTTATCTTACTTTTGTGTCTCAGATTAATGTATCCCCTTGTAACTGGAATTTTTATGGACAAACTTGCCAGCAAGAAGCTGTGTGCTGATGACGACTGCGTCT acacCATTTCCCTTGTCAGAGCAGAAGAGGATTATAATGCTCCAGACTGCAGattcattaatattaaaaaagggCAGTTGATTTATGTTTACTCAAAACtagtgaaggaaaaagaatctGGAGAACTCTGGGCTGGAAGT GTTTATGGAGAACAGTATGAAGACCATATGGGGACAGTTGGTTATTTCCCTAGCAGTTTAGTCTCAGAACAACATGTCTATCAAGAAGCAAATAAGACAGTTCCTACAACG GACATTGATTTCTTCTGCGAATAG